The DNA region GTATAATCAAAGTTATTGATGAAACATGGCATGGTACACCAGCACGAACCAGCGTGAATGTGAAAAACTCTACAGTTTAGTAAGCTTTTTCCACTCTGCAGAATTACACAGCAGGGAAGGAACCTTGTTTTGTTTACGTTTATTTTTACAACACTAGCTGAGGCTGTGTCACAAGAAATGTCTTCGGAAAAAGTTTGTGTggtggtggatgaatggataaatgatgggtgggtggatagaaggatgatggatggatagatttGGTGATGGATAGGAGGATGGATGCGTAGATTTTCTCAGTTCTGTGAGTAAAATAGAGATAGCTTTTCTAGATGACAGTTTTCATGACTACATCACATAGAGATGATAACCCAATTTTGAGATGTGGTACATGCTTTCTTTGTGGACCTGTAGTTAcaggtagaaggaaaaaaacaaaggattGGAAAGTCTAACAATGGCCATCTTGTGCTTCTCCTGGCTGCTTAGAACTTACCAAGCTCCTGGCAGGTGACAGGTATTTTCTGGGTATTTAGGAACAAGATATACTCCAGTGCATCCTTCCTCTTTAGCTTcacctatcattttcttttttttttttttttttgcggtacgcgggcctctcaccgttgtggcctctcccgccgcggagcacaggttccggatgcgcaggctcagcggccacagctcacaggcctagccgctccgcggcatgtgggatcctcccggaccggggcacaaacctgtgtccccagcatcggcaggcggactctcaaccactgcgccaccagggaagccccattttcatttttaaaaaattgaagtatagatgatttgcaatgttgtgtcagtttctggtgtacagcagagttgtttcagttatatatatatatatacgtatatgtatacatatatattctttttcatattcttttccattatggtttgttacagaatattgaatatagttccctgtgctatacagtaggaccttgttgttcatctatatctattttatttacagtagcttgtatctgctaatcccaaactcctaatttatccctcccccccatttcccccatggtaaccataagtttgttttctatgtctgtgagtctgtttctgttttgtaaataagttcatttgtaccatattttagattccacatataagtgatatcatatgatatttgtctttctcttctgacttacttcacttagtatgataatctctaggtccatccatgttgctgcaaatggcattatttccttcttttttatggctgaatatctTTTTTGTTCTGATAAATTTTTTCCGTCTCTGGTAAGGAATAGACGTTTAGAAAGTTGAATTTCCTAAATTCAGTCAATGTATAATGGATGCCCAGGGCCATGAAAGCTGGCTTCCTGTCAAGTGCCAAGGgattaacattttagaaaaatgtcctGTGTTCTGGAAGAGTGAGGTGGATTCCAACATCTGGGCAGGACAAAACAATAGGACCCGTCATTACCTGAAGGCAAATTAATAAGTTGACTATTGTGCAGAAATTTCATGGCTTATGAAACACTTTACATATTATCCCTTTCAATGCTCAGAAGAATCCAGTGCAGTAAGTGTATCACCAATGGCCAGTACGCAGCAGAATTATGATTTGAAGCTAGATTTCTAGACACAAATCTTATAACCTCTCCGTCATTTCAAAAAGCTTCTCATCAGGACTCAGTAAAATGTAGGAGATGCTTTAAGGGGTGGAAGCCCACCCCAACACAGCATAGACCCCCTCATCCACTGCTCCAAGTTCCTGGTGGAGTCAACATATTGGATTAAGGCATTTTCTATGGCAGATCTTGTAATtagggggctggagggaggctggATTTCCTCTAACACAACGATTGACATTATGGGCTggttaattctttgttgtggcgACTGTCCCGCGTGTTGGAGGAGGTTTAGTAGCAGCCCtcacctctacccactagacgcCAGTAGCACCCTCCCATCATGACAACCAGAAAATGTGTCCCACACATTATCAAATATCCCACGACAAAATTGCCCCTAGCCGAAACCCAGTGTTCAAGATTAAGCTCTGTTCGGTCAGGTCAGCATCCATCACTATAGATTACAGGGTTCAGGAGGACTGGAAAGAAGAGATCACAAACTCAGGGtttaaaagacttaaaagaaaCCCAAGTTTCTAAAACTTGTAGGGAGCAAATACAGGAGATCggacatttttagaaaaacaccAACATGCTAAGAAAAAACTTTACAGATAGAGGTGAAAGGTTTAAAATTGACTCTCAGTCTTAATTTCTGGTACTGTTTCCATCTCCACCAGGATTgttactgatgctgctggtgtcagaaggaaaggaaacagaataaGAAGCTCAAACTACGGTCTCCAGCACCCAGAAACCAGCTTGGCAGGAGGGTTCCATAcccttcctcccctgcccttctccctgGGCTGAACGTGTTCTATCAACACTCCTTCCAGATTATGGGCTACCTTTCCAGAAAGGCTTTCAGCAGGTGGTTTGTCATAAAAATTTGGGGACTcgtccctctgcccctcctcctccttcacctctccctcctcctctttttcttgctttttaaaatcccttCTAATATCCAAAAAGCATTTGTTCAAAATCTAGTTTGTTTTGAGAACAGTGCAAAATCACATGGAAAGAAAACACGAAACTCTCACTAGCTAGATGAGTTCGTGGTGGAGTGACCATATAATTCACTGTCCAAACTGGGACACTTTCGAGAGCGGCAGGGGATGCTCTTATGATCATGCTGCCGAGACAGAAGGCATAACCTGGACCATCCCATGCTAAGTGGGACAAAGTGTCACCCTAGTTCTCCATGGCTCTTCCAGCCCTGTAATACACCATTCTGTCAATATGTGACCGCTCTGTCCTCTGGGACAAGTACAACAGGGAGGCTGTAATGTTAACAAGAAGCGGCGCTGTGCTGAGTATGACACATACGTTCTCTGATTTAAAACACACAATTACAATGATCCTATTATAACACTCACTGTTCCAGATGAAAATCttactcaagatcacacagctaatacgtgataaagtgggatttaagTCAGGCAATCTGACCAGAGAACCTCCTCGTTTCACACGACATTATTTGTGTTGGTTTGTGTGATGTTCTTATCGGCTTGCAAGATGCTCTATCCATGCACAATCCCTGCCTCCTAGTTGAGGACTATTCTGTGCCGATACCCTTCTCTTAACTGAACTATACCTTTACAGATAACAGAGCAAAGCCAGGTTTGGGGCCATTCTTAGGTGGGGAGGAAGAGCTTGAAGAGAAATCAGTGCAAGGGGGACTTCTGTTTGGCCATAAGTGCAGCCAGTGATCTGAATGTTCTAGACACATCATCATCCCAAGGGCTCTTCTGAAAGGAGCAGAGATCTGCCAGAGAAAGAGGGGATCTCTGTGGAAATGAGTCTGTTTGTTCTgggaaaacagcaaaaacaacaaacctttaaaacatttatttataagcCTTTTAGAGATTTTCTTTGTAATCCTAGAGTTACCCTGCTTCATGCTTCCTCGTAAAATATGGTACCGACTAAATCATCAGCAGTTTTGACTCCCATCCCTGAATTTGTCACCTCTGTTTAACCCTCCTTGGTATTTAAGTAGCTAATCTGGTGCTGGCTGCCGAGTCAACACTGTGCAAATCTCCAAGTGACTTCACAGTGACCTTCGCAACTCGATTTATTTGGTATTTCCTTTGTGTTCCTTTATAGCAATTGACCGGCCTTTGCTAATTATTAAAAGTATTTGCTGAAGTATTCACCACCGTCAGTAGATAAGAATTTCTGGGAACAGCCTGTCTTGTGACTTTAGCTTGTCTCCCAAAGTATAAAACCAACTGAGAAAAGTCTTTTTGAAAACTGGTTCAggttgatatatacatatatgaaagtacgcatgcattcattcattcagcatgtatttattgagtgcctactatgtgcctggtcCTGTTCTAGGCAGTAACACACAAAAACTCCTGGCTTCACAGAACTGCCATcctagtggggtgggatgagGGAGACAGATAATGAGTATGTAGAATATATTACATGTCAGATGGAGATACCTGCTATGGAGAAAAGTGAGGCAGAAGATGGTGACTGAGAATAGAAGCTGTGTTTTAAAATAGAGTGCcatccatgttcattgcagctttactCACatgcgtcccctacattggaaggcggactcttaaccactgaaccaccagcgaagcccgcccccccccctttctaaggctgaataatattccattgtaagtactgggttggccaaaaagattGTTCGGGTTTTTCGTAAGATGttgggaaaaacccaaacgaactttttggccaacccaatacctacCATGTTTGTTTCATCCACTCCTCCATGGAAgaacattcaggttgtttccatgtcttgagaCATCCTGGTGACTGGCCAAATGTGTGACTCACACACTGTGATTGGCCCTATCACAGATGCTCCCTGATTTTTTTAGTGATAATAGAACCCTCTGTGGACATGATAGACAAATGAGTCTCAGGGCAGTATCAAAGCTTTTGAGATCCTGACAAGTTTAATCAGTCTTGATTTGGGAACCCTGCTCACTCACATTTAGGCTGTGCCATCCTGGGCAACCAGCCCCTTACTGTCACCCACATGATCCAGCCTGACACATAAACTGACTACATAATTTTCATCATAACTTCTTCTCCTTCTCGTttcccttctcccccctcccctcccctccccttcttcttctccttcttctcctccttctccttctccttcttctccttcttcttctccttcttctccttcttcttctttcttcttcttctccttcttcttctaagAGGAAAGGTCTGTGAGCCTGGGAGATTTATAATCCAGTGATTTCCATAGCTCCCTTTCTTCAAATCTTCCATTTTCATCTCCCCACCTTCAGCTCCCCAAGCCCTTAACACACAACTTTAAGGCGAAAGCCTTGAACATGGGTTTAGACAATCTAGGAGAATCAGAAAGATAAACAGGTTCTTGGCATCTTCAGGGACCAGGGAGATGCAGAATATAACCCCAGAGGGCAGAACCCCCAGTACTTGTCATGGAGAGAGTACAGGACCCATCTCTGGTCCAAGAAGATCAGCTGGCTCCAGTTGCTCCTATATCGGGGCCTCTGGAACTTCTCAGCAGGGCCCTGGAGGAATTGGAAGGAGGCGATGTGGCCTCCCCTTCTTTGTTTCAGGATTTACCCCTCTTGCTCTAGGACACTGAGGCACTACAGGGACATCTACAGTTGCACAGCTCCTGAGCTTAATGCCTGAGCCCTGGGAAGGTGGGAATTAGGTGTCTGGGTGtcgtgtgtgtttgggggtgatTTTAATGGCTCTGGAACTTGAAGCTGTTCCAGAAAACACCGAAGCGGTCAGTAGAATCAGGATCTTTTCACTGAAACCCACAAAGGTCACAAGAAAGACTGTCATTGGCCAGGCTCTCAGGCCACTCAAATAGGCAGAGAAGAGGGGATGCAAACCCCGCCCAAACCCTAGGGGGGATGGAGTTGGCACCGGGGACTTCTGGTCAACCCCTGGACAGAGGGCCAGGCATTTCAAAGGGTGCAGCAGCTAAGTGCTCTCCCCAGCAGCGCACTGCACCTCCGCGAGCGCGTTTCCAGGGAACCAAGGTCGGAATTAGGGTCCAGGTGGGAATCAGGCGCGCAACCAGCGAGAAGCAAGAGCGGTGGAGGAATAGCCCAGAGAGCTTAAGCCCGGGAGAAGGGGCGCAGCGTTTTGGAGCGGGAGGATTTCGCCCCGCGCGCACAGCGTACCGCCCAGGTGCCTCCAGAGTCCCGGGCAGGGGGTCCTCTCGCAGCTGGCGCAGCGGCCCCTGGCACCGCGCCCTTCGCCCAGCGCCACCTGGCTCCTCAGCAGCGTCCAGGAAGGGTCTCTGGTCAAAGACAGGGTTCTGCGGCCATGACCGAGGTCGCGGAGCCGGACGGGGGCTCCCCGGGTCCCCAGAGCCAGCCCGAGGGCTTAGCGCTTCAGGCGGAGAGACGGGGCGAGCCGGGAGCTTCCGGCCCTGAGGCGCAGAGGCAGGAGGCGAGAGAGGGCGCCGTGGAGGCGCCGAGGGGTGGGGGGCCGGGCGCAGCCGCGACGGCCGAGGTGACGGAAGGAGAAGGGCCGGGGCCGGACGGAGGGCGCGCGGGCGAGGTAGCGCCGGACGCAGGCGGTGGCCTGGGGGTTGAGACGCGGGGCGCGAGCGGAGAGCAGGCCGAGGCCGAGGCGGAGGAGGGCTCCCGGGAGGGAGAGGAGCGGGCGAGCGGCGCGGAGTTGGCGGAGGAGGCGAGCCCGGGGTGCGGCGCGCAGGGCGAGGCCCCGGGGGAGGCTCAGGTGGAGCCTGGGGATCCCGCGGCCCCCGGGGCGAAGGAAGAGGCGGAGAGCGGGCCGGAGGAGCCGGGAGGCAGCGCGCCTGGGTCGGCGGGGGCCCGCATGGACGCCGACGGGCTGACGGGGGATAGCACGGCCGCCGAGGCGCCGGCGGGGGACAGCACGGTCACCGAGGGGCCGGCGGGGGACAGCACGGTCGCCGAGGGGCCAGCGGGGGACAGCACGGTCGCCGAGGGGCCGGCGGGGGACAGCATGGTCCCCGAAGGACCGGCGGGGCTCCGCGTGGACGCCGAGGGGCTGACGGGGGTCAGCACGGTCGCCGAGGGGCCGGCGGGGGTCAGCACGGATGTCGGGGGGCCGGCGGGAGAGGCGCACAGGGCCCAGGGTGAGCCCCGGGATGGAGGGGACAGCAGCCCGCAGACCCAGGCCGAGGCGACTGAGGCCGCAGCGTCGGAGATCGCGGAGTGCAGCCCTGGAGAGCTTGCGGGGGAGCCTCCGGGTGCAGCGGCGGGGGCCGCGGAAGAGACAGGGGGCCGGGAGGGAGAGGAGTCGCAGAAAGCGGCCCCCGGGGGCGCGAGGGCAGATGCTGGCGAGGACGAGGACCAGGGTGCGCCcctggggcagagagaggaggcagaggaggagaggcgAGAGCGGGGTCCAGAGGGGCCAGGCGAGGAGGCCACAGCCGGGGGCGCGGACGAGCCCCTCGACGGCAGCGCGGATGGGGAGGCGGCCCAGCCGACGGAGGCCCGGGAACCCGAGGCCGAGCTGAGCAACCACCTGGCGGAGGGGGGCAGCACCGAGCGCGGCGACGAGACCGCGCCGGTGAACGGTGGCCAGGAGGACGGCGAGGTGCCCGAGGAGGGGGCCCCGGGACAGGAGCACGACATCACCCTCTTCGTGAAGGTAAATCTGGCTTCTTGCAACTCCCAGGACGCCCCCTCCCATCCTTAGTCTTGGTCTGTTGAGATCTGATCCCAAAGGGACGCGCAGGGATGAAGCTCTTGGCGCCCTGATGGTCACCCAGCACTTCTAtccgcggggtgggggtggggggtgggggtggggggtgcgggtGTGGGGAGAGGCGGGACAGCTTGGGTTTCAGGGAGAAGAGGTAAAGGAGCGTTACAAAGAAGAACTGAGGGTTTGGAAGCAAAAAGGTTGAGGTGAGAGTGGTGGGAGATGGGGATGCGGGTCCAGCGTCCCCCTGTCCTTTGTACTGAAAATCCTAACTAGCCCTTCTAGTCAGGAGGTTATTAaagaattcacttaaaaaaacaaaaacaaaaccccacccagCCCTGCTGATGTTCAAAGCAATTTCTGCCAAAGGAAACGTTAATACCTAAAGTGAATAAATGCAAACAGGTAGGTTGTCATGTGAGAAGTATCTCCGGACTCAAACCTCAGAGACCCAGAGTGGGCCCAAATTTTTAGCTCCAAAAAGGTCTTCCATTTCTGTAGAATTGATAAGGTATGTTTGGGAGGAAAGTGGAAGTTTATTTAAATACTGTAATATATATTGAACATTTAACATTTACTTTGGAAGATGCTGACGACTTGAACATCGTCTGCCTTTATGTCCTAGTTTCAGCCTTACTTCAAAGATTCAAAGAGGACAAGGATTCTGTAGAGACACAAGTGAGGAAGTTTTAGGTTTAAATAGACATTCCCACAAGACATCACAAATGAGGAACTAGGTTCCGGGGGCAGCTCACAGGAGGATCTTTGTTGAAAAAGCCCTTCCCAAAGACCTTTGGCCAGATGGGGAAAACAGCAGATAATAAGGTCAAGAATGTGCATTGTATGTTGAATCATAATCCTTCCAAAATACTTTCAGGCTTATAGAGGCCGGTTATGACCTAAACCTCCTTGGGAGAGAAATATAAGCAAATTTtaataagccaaaaaaaaaaaaaaaaaaaaacagttcccaAAGTGATTAAGatcagaatttcaggaattctTTGGGTGGCAAGAGAGTTTGGGAAGAACAGCCTTGCGTTTCTTCACTGTGCTGTTCTGAGCAAATTTTAAGATGCTGAGACATTTTAAGATTATGTATTGGGACATAAGCTAGGGTGCAATCCCTAGGAGGGTCACTCGGAGCCAGAAGACTTCAGGGAAGTTAGGGGAGGGGGAAATCCGAGCACAGTGTTGCTGTGTGTGCCCCAAATCTGCTCCTTGGTTTAAGAAATTTCCCCTTGTTCTGGTCGTCTGACTACATAATTCCAGCCTCTTGTTACAGCTTGGAAACACAGCTTCCTAATAGTCTTTCTGCTTCCATCCTCGGCTCCCTCGAATCTAGTCCCTTTGTCATAGCCAGTGagctaagaaagaaaagatctgaTCATTTTGTTTCCTAGTATAATCTTCAGTTGTTTATTACAGGCTTTCAGATAAATCCACACTCCTTAGCCAGGTCACAAGGCTATCCGCGATGTGATTCCTGTCTCCTTGGCACTGCCTGAGTATCCCTCCCACCCAGCTTTGCTACCCATGGTACCGCTCTGCCGGCCTTGTTAGACTACTTACTGGTCCTAGAGGGAACCACATTCCTTTCTGCCTGGAAATTTTGCATGTGCTGTACCTGAATCGAGTTTCCTTCCCTTCACCCCTCCCGGTCTTCCCTGCCTGGCTATCTGCTATGTGTCCAAGATTCAGCGTGGCCATCATCTCCTTTGGCGAGACTTTTCCAACCCCAATTTGGGTTGGGTATCCCTCTGTCTGAGCTCCACTCACACATGGCATTACCTTCTGCGTGCTGTCTCCAACGTGGAGCACAGGTCTGGAACGTGAAGGTGTGTGTGAACGGGTGGCTGCCTGTGTGAGATAGTAGACTGTAGTGATCAACAGCACAGAGTTTAGAGCCAGTGGGTCTGGGAccaaatcctggctcttctcctttcttgctgtgtgaccttgggcaagttacttgatctTTCTGTGCCTTTGTTGCTTATGGATAAAACAGGAACAATCATAGTTCCTACTCCATGAGTTTGAGGGACATTCAAAATTAGGATTGTATAAAACACTCAGAACAGTACCTGACTTGAAATAAGCCTGCTATAAATGTGACTTCTTATTGTTACATCTGCTCAGCTCTGATAAACCTTCATTGATTTTGCACAGGAATAATCCCTTTCCCATTCCATCCCtgccattttatttatctatttatttctggCAAGTATCTCTAGTTTCCTAATTACCTCCATTTCCTGGggaaaagaatattatgaaaggTAAAAACAAGTTGTTTTCTCAGACTCTGCTCAGTAGTTTGTGAAGGCAGAGGCAAGGGGGCATGTCGTGGACTACTTAACCAGAATGTTTGATGATTGGCTTGGTGCTCagttgttgttttcctttctttaaggaAACAAATGGATCTCCAGACAGTGAAATTGGTTTTCAAGCAACTACTGCTTGATACAGCTTCTGAGGGTCACCTAGGATGTGCCCCGTAGGATTGTTAAGGCATatctcactttcttctttttcttgttttttggccatgccacactgcatgcgggatcttagttccctgaccagggatcgaacccgtgccccctgcattggaagcatggggtcttaaccactggactgccagggaagtccttacttTCTTCTTATCCTTCTAATCATTCTCTTGAAAAACAAAAGCTCCCAAAGAACAAATCAAGCAAAAACCCTTTAGACTATTTTAGCTCTGGAGTTTGTAATACTCGATTTAAAATCCTTAAATTAGTTCAGAATAGGATTTCTTTGCCAGATTTAACCTTCTCTAGGTTCCTTCTTTGGGCTCCACTTTATCTGGACGCTGTATTCCATAATGGACGTCTGACCTCCTGGGTTTTGTAAACATGTCAGGCAAGTGTGTCTTGGTGGGTTTTTGATTCCGTGATTGATGTGTAAAACTGTTCTTTAAGGAGAGAACATTCTCCCAGGCTTCATGTGACAGCCTgctaaacacaatttttaaaattaactagcCCTCATTCTATTTGGGAACTTTTAACTTTTACATttcttcctgtttaaaaaaataagtgtattGGTTACCAGAAAGTAATGACATACGACCcagtaaaatggaataataaaatctGCTTCTAATTTGAGCCACCTGGTGGTTTATGTTCCCCATCTTTGTGAGAATTGTCATTTTATtagtcattttgttttattctctacGTATGCAAGAATGTATTCTTGGATGTAAAAGAGCCAGGAATGTATAGAACAGGCCACAGGAAAGCCTCCTTGAATTATTGTATGGTAAATGAATTGCTGACCATTGCTAATTTTTAGTTCTGTTTTCTCAAAGCAGTGTTCATTATTTACCATCTAATTATACGGCAACCCTGCAATATATTTAGTAAGaaagattcttttcttctttgttcgtGCAAAGGAAGGAGGACCACATAATAACACACCAACATAGTAacaacaaacgacaaacaaaatTCTAACACCATAGCGTAAGGTCAGgacttcagcagctgtggcggtTTAGTCGCTAAGGAAGTCTCACTTACAGGTTCGGTTCGTCTAATACTTTAAGGCAGTATCTAGGGATGGGATAGTCTGAGATATGGATTTTCTGGCAAATTCACATGACTTAAAAAATCTTAATGTGACCAGTGAATAATCCTGGGCCAGAGTCTAAGAATTTCTTAAATTACGTTTCGGAGATCATTCATATAACCACTAATACACAGCTAACACTGAGCTAGAAAACTTGCATTTGTCATCACATTTGGGTTCTCCAGGGAGGTGAAACTGAGGACGGAACAAAGTAGAACTTGAGAAAGGCATGGCCTTtgaggataaccaacaaggacctactgtacagcacagggaactctgctcaatgttatgtggcagcctggatgggacgggagtctgggggagaatggatacatgtatatgtatggctgagtcgctttgcggTGCACTTGAAACTATCACAGCGTTGTTGATcgactataatataaaataaaaagttaaaaaaaaaagacaagccttTGAATGAGCACTGTCACCTGGAGATACCTCCCCtccccaaataaataagtaaataaatcaagCCTCCCAAGCATTGTCATATCACATGGGGGGATGAGAGTGGGGCGGGGGTCTGTAGGGACCGACATCTGATGCACTCCTGGTGGGTCAGAAGGCTGTAGCTGTCTGTGCATCTTTAGCCATGTGTGAGCAGGCTGAGACCTGCTCTGTGGGGTTTGGTCTCTGAAGAGCTTGAAAGGGAGATGTTATTTTCATAACTAAGTATGAATTATGTGTTTAGAAGGGAAATGAGCAAAAATGCACTTCAGGGACTttaatttttccccccaaatgacATTTTTTGGTCATTTGTTTTCTGAGTGTCAACGCCACTTACTTACAGATTACATCTGTGAAATCATACAAGGTTAGTTGGGGTGGAAACCAAGGTGGAACATCGTGCTTTGCTAACTTCTTATGCACACGTGTGTACACAGTGCATGCACATGAGATCCACAGGACGTCCTTACTGCCTGGCGTGGTGATGGGCTCGTGGGAGGTCCTCAATCAGTGATTTTTGGTAATTGTAGGTAAATAACCAGATGGATGGATGATTGGTTCAAGGTGACTTGGCTAGTGAGAAGCTGGACTCAAGCCCCGTTCCCCACTGCCCCAGTCTAGTGTCCCTCGTGGAAGAGCCAGAGACACTCTTCTCCCTGAAGATGTCATAGTCTGGCACAGGGTCTGGTACATAATGGGCACCCTGGTAATGCTGGTAGGAAGAGAAGATGGGATCAAGGATGAGTAGGAAGCTATGAGAGTATATATAGGACGACCTGCACATACAGTGGTGGTCACTAAAGAGTTATTGATTCAGTTGTACTTGGGGAGACACAGAGAGTGGGACCCTTTGATAATCCCTAGCACAAATTCTTCAAGATTTTCTAAAATTGGCTGGCTTTGCACTAGCCATTCTCTGAGCTCCTTTGATATTCAGCAAAGAGAAGTTTTCTCTGAGAGTTGGGGAGGTAGATGCTTAAATCTCCTAAGCGTCTCCTTTTCCATCATCgattttctctgctctttttctGACAGAGTGATGATTTGTAAACTGGGCTGTGTATCTGGGCAAAGTTGAGGGAGAtatcttctaaaatatttcaacttttattttactattttcttctactttatttcaaaagttgagtaaattaaatttttaaaaaattgaaataaaataga from Phocoena phocoena chromosome 4, mPhoPho1.1, whole genome shotgun sequence includes:
- the CLIC6 gene encoding chloride intracellular channel protein 6, yielding MTEVAEPDGGSPGPQSQPEGLALQAERRGEPGASGPEAQRQEAREGAVEAPRGGGPGAAATAEVTEGEGPGPDGGRAGETRGASGEQAEAEAEEGSREGEERASGAELAEEASPGCGAQGEAPGEAQVEPGDPAAPGAKEEAESGPEEPGGSAPGSAGARMDADGLTGDSTAAEAPAGDSTVTEGPAGDSTVAEGPAGDSTVAEGPAGDSMVPEGPAGLRVDAEGLTGVSTVAEGPAGVSTDVGGPAGEAHRAQGEPRDGGDSSPQTQAEATEAAASEIAECSPGELAGEPPGAAAGAAEETGGREGEESQKAAPGGARADAGEDEDQGAPLGQREEAEEERRERGPEGPGEEATAGGADEPLDGSADGEAAQPTEAREPEAELSNHLAEGGSTERGDETAPVNGGQEDGEVPEEGAPGQEHDITLFVKAGCDGESIGNCPFSQRIFMILWLKGVIFNVTTVDLKRKPADLQNLAPGTNPPFMTFDGEVKTDVNKIEEFLEEKLAPPRYPKLGTQHAESNSAGNDVFAKFSAFIKNTKKDANEIYERNLLKALKKLDNYLNSPLPDEIDAYSTEEVTVSGRKFLDGDELTLADCNLLPKLHIIKIVAKRYRDFEFPSEMTGIWRYLNNAYARDEFTNTCPANQEIEHAYSDVAKRMK